The genomic segment AGAATTTGGTTTTTATTTTAGATCTTATTTCTCTGTGCGCTCTGTGTCCTCTGTGGCAAATATTTTGGGAGGAAGACCATGAGATGTCCGGGACAAGACAGTCGCTACTGGAAGCCGGGGGCAATCTATGAGGTTACCTGCCCCCACTGCGGCAGCTCAGTGGAGTTCTTCAAGGACGAGTCCACCCGCCGCTGCAAGAAATGCGGCAACAAACTGGTGAATCCCAAGATGGACTTCGGCTGCGCGGCCTATTGCAAATATGCCGAACAGTGCCTGGGTGAACTGCCGCCGGAAGTTTTGGCTCAACGAAATGAACTGTTGAAGGACCGGGTAGCCATCGAGATGAAGCAATATTTTAAGAAAGACTTCAAGCGGATCGGCCATGCAACGAAAGTGGCCCGGTATGCCGAACAAATCGTCAAAGAAGAAAAAGGAGATCCGGCCATCGTTCTATCGGCTGCTTACCTTCATGATATCGGAATTCATGAAGCGGAACGGCAACATCAGAGCACGGAAGCGAGATATCAAGAAGAGTATGGCCCTCCGATTGCTCACGATATTTTGACCAAACTCGGCGCTAAATCGGAAATGATTGAAGAAGTTTGTGACATCATCGGTCACCATCATCACCCGCGCCCCGTGGAGACGATTAATTTCAAAGTGGTCTATGACGCCGACCTGATCGTCAACCTGGAAGAAAACCAGCAAGATGCGAAAATAGCTCCCGAGAAATTGCAAGTCATGATCGAAAATAATTTTCTTACTGAAAGTGGCCGCAAACTGGCCCGAAATATATTTTTAAATTGAGCCACAGAGATCACAGTGCGGCATATCCGCAACCAAAAGAAATCACCCCCTCCCAACCCTCCCCCCTCGAGGGGGAGGGATAGGGTGGGGGGGATTGCTTAATAAAATTTTGAGAAATTGAACGTTAGTATTACAGGGAACACAGAGAATAAAATAGTTAAGAGTTTGGGTCTTGGGTTTTGAGTTTCAAGTTTCGTATTTACCTCGGTGTCCTCTGTGGCAAGAATAATAAAAGGAGAGAGAAATGAAAATCAAACGGAAGATCGTCAAAATCGACGAAGCAAAATGTGATGGCTGTGGGGTATGTGTTCCTTCCTGTGCCGAGGGCGCTATACAAATCATAGACGGTAAGGCCAGGCTCATTGCCGAGAAATTCTGCGATGGGTTAGGTGCCTGTCTGAGAGAGTGCCCTAATGACGCCCTCCAAGTCATCGAAAGGGAGGCCGAGGATTTTGACGAGAAGGGTGTGGAAGAACATCTAAAGGCAAGAGAGCAATCCGAGCCCAAAGAAACTTTCACTATGGCCTGTGGGTGTCCCTCCGCTCAAATTCAGAGCTTTGCTCCGGCGAAAACATGTCAGGAGGCTAACCAACCCACTTTCCAGGGAAGTACCGCTTCCACTCTTACTCACTGGCCGATCCAGATCCGCTTGGTTCCGGCGACGGCGCCGTTCTTGAAAGGAGCCGACCTGCTCGTGGCGGCGGATTGTACTCCCGCGGCTTATCCCAATTTTCACCGGGATTATCTCCAAGGGAAAGTGGTGATGATCGGGTGCCCCAAATTCGATGAGGCTCAGGCCTACATCCAGAAATTTGCCGATATCTTCAACACCGCCGGCATCAAGTCGATTACGGTCCTTACCATGGAAGTTCCCTGCTGCCAGGGATTGCCGATGATCGTCAGAAAGGGATTGGAACTCGCCAATAAGAAAATCCCCCTGGAACAAGTAATCATCAGTACCCGGGGCGAGGTCTTAGTCAACCCTCTGAGGAAATTAGGAGAAAAAGGATAAGGTTGATTATCCTTATCGACCGACGGAGTGTCTATTTTTTAATTGTCAAGTCTCGGAAAAATGTGATAAGGAGACTCAGGATTGGACTCTCGGCGCAAAAAAGTGAGATATCGTTTAGTTAACATTCCAATTTATTCCCGGGGGGAAGGAAACGGGTCCTCTATAAACACG from the Deltaproteobacteria bacterium genome contains:
- a CDS encoding HD domain-containing protein codes for the protein MRCPGQDSRYWKPGAIYEVTCPHCGSSVEFFKDESTRRCKKCGNKLVNPKMDFGCAAYCKYAEQCLGELPPEVLAQRNELLKDRVAIEMKQYFKKDFKRIGHATKVARYAEQIVKEEKGDPAIVLSAAYLHDIGIHEAERQHQSTEARYQEEYGPPIAHDILTKLGAKSEMIEEVCDIIGHHHHPRPVETINFKVVYDADLIVNLEENQQDAKIAPEKLQVMIENNFLTESGRKLARNIFLN
- a CDS encoding 4Fe-4S binding protein; amino-acid sequence: MKIKRKIVKIDEAKCDGCGVCVPSCAEGAIQIIDGKARLIAEKFCDGLGACLRECPNDALQVIEREAEDFDEKGVEEHLKAREQSEPKETFTMACGCPSAQIQSFAPAKTCQEANQPTFQGSTASTLTHWPIQIRLVPATAPFLKGADLLVAADCTPAAYPNFHRDYLQGKVVMIGCPKFDEAQAYIQKFADIFNTAGIKSITVLTMEVPCCQGLPMIVRKGLELANKKIPLEQVIISTRGEVLVNPLRKLGEKG